aatttgaatttaataatataatgaagaataaaaaatattcttgtatttaattaatttttatgaatataaaataattttaattaatcgaGTTTTAATTTAGGCTAAACAAtgaataaatttgtttttttctttaaaagaagGCCGTGAATGgataagaaagaaataaaagcaaaacaaccTCTTGAAGGCTTCATAACCCGACATAAGTTGATGGGAATTTCAAAATCCAGACATGCTGTTCTCAGACAATTACATCACTCAAGTGTAATAAAACGTACCCCTCTCTCTCCCTACTCGTACCTTTACACGTTTCTCCCTGCTTTAATCATTAGTAAATCCCAGTGAGTCAACTCAGCCCCACCATTGATGCACTGCAACACCTTCATCCCTCAGCTTCCCATACAAAGCCAAGCATTCCCAGTAAGCCCTTCTACTCATATTCTTCCTTCTCCCATGTTTCCGAGGTTTACATTCCAAGAACAATTCATCAACCAACCTAATTGCTTTCGTTTTCACCATATCTTCCACCACCTCTGCCTCcgctttcatcaccacatactcCGTCTCCTTCACGTTCTTCCTCAGCCAGTTCGACATCCCTGTCTCCGCCGCGGTCGCCGCCGAATCTTTCCTCGATGACTCCTTCGTCAGCGTCTCGATCTTGTATATATCAAACTTGAGGTTCCTCGTCGGGTAATTCTCCGCAAACCAGTTGGTCCCACTGCCACCTTCTGTCTCCAGAAATCCCACGTCGATGAAAACCCGCCGAGGGTAGCTTTCGAGTGTGTAGCCGAGCAAATCAGGCAAGTATTTGGTTCGTTTCATGAATATTTTCGACCTCCTCGAAGTCGATCTCGGTGGTTCGAGAAGAACATCTTCGAGGTTCTTCAATGCTTGTCTCCTTGCCTCGGATATGGACCCAAATAATTGCCTTTGAATGCCGTTAGAGCTTGTTCTAGCAATTTTTTTCATTACTAAAACATTGGATTTGAATTTCCTGAAGTAAACAATCCGGTAATTGTTCAACTTCTCAAACGAATACGAAGGCCGTTCACTTATATGAACGGCGACGAACCCACCGACTTTAAGTGTTCGATCAATGAACTCAAAGGCTGACGTGaagttttgagtgaaaatgaagTCTAAAGATTCGTTAGGGAATAATCTTTGACGTTCCAAATCTGTGGCGGAACTGAATTCCATATCAGATATTCTCGAGAACAGAGAAGATTTAATGGCTTGTTCATCATCATTGCTCAACATTAGCCCTTTTTCGCCTTGCTTCAATATGCCTTCCCTGTTTAAATCATGAAACAGCAATGGCAAAAGCTCGGGGTTGATGGGTTGGGGATCCGAAGTGAAATATTCAGGTTTGTTTGAAGTACCAATGGAGGAAGATCCAGTTCCCGACCAAGGAAGTAAAACAATGGTGGCGAAAACCAAAATTGCCATTAAACGAGCTAAAAGTTTTAAAAACCAAGAATTAACGGAAAAGTTAATGACACCACCGCCATAACGAAACATAAGGGCCTCCATTGAGGACATTCTTgattagaaaaaaagaaaagaaaagaagagttctaataaaaaataaagaatttaaatCACTATATATTGATCTCAACAGAGGTTCAATTCAAAAGGGtagtaaattgaaaaaaaaaagaaaaagaaaaaggaaaatatatgaataacagcagaaaaattagggtttaacAACGTAAACGAGAGACGAGAAGGACGAGAAAAGCATTAAGAAAGAGGGCAAGTTTATCGAGTGCAAAATCGAGCGGCGGTGTGATTCCCACCCACGAGAGCGAAACGGGAAGATTGAAACCTTAAACAAAGTAAAAGCAGTTGGTTTAAGCGTTGAACCTCCATCAACGTCTAACCTTTTTCTTCCACTTCTTGAATGGATTGCATGCATCAAAAAGGACCCCAGATAAACAACTTTAAGTGTGAATTTTTCAACAAAAACTTCCCCATCTTTATTCTCAAGGAAACATATGAAAAAAGGGAaatggagagagagagagagagagaaaagatggggtattttttttaaaatgtatatattgctttttccttcttcttcttcctcctctctTTCtcccttttcccttttcttttgatTTGCTGAAAATTGGGTCGATTAAACAGAGGTAAGAAAGTGGAATATATGGAAGAAATGtttgaaaggaaaagaaaggaagTTTTTTACGTTGTTGTTATGGAAAAATTGGTAAAAATGGATGGTTTTTCACGAGAAATAAGTTTAACCATTGTTAACTAGCATTATCAACAGCTGTTTTGAGGATGCAATGATTGATTGATGATGTTTAAATATTAACAATacattaaaactattttaaaacgaaagagaaattaaataaaataatgaactGGCTTcgtttattttttacaaaaatattagaGTTTTTATCATTAGTAGAAAAAATacagtaataaatatatttatataacaaaattaatttttaatttttttttgtgtgaatttagtttttattgttaaatttgactcttaattttttaaaaggagTCGAATTTagtattaactttttaaaaaaagttgaattgtTATTTTAAACATGGTAACTCGCACTAAAATTCACGTGTATTTTATGCTTCTccttttttttgaatattttatataatttttaaattatttgttgatatgatatataagacaaatagtgtTATGTACATAAAGTACACGTTAATTGCCACGTGGTTTGTCACGCCAACATCGtaaaaaaattgatgttttagtcattatttccattcatattttttaaaggttaatgataaattttaactaaaaaaaagagtcaaattgacCAAAGATGTAATTGTTGAGagcaaaatttattattatgcttataaaaacTAAATGAATATGGTAAAAGTTAAAGGTTTAAAATTCATTATCTAGCAAGTTTAAATCTCACTATAAtcgattttttattgattttatataagaATATAAACAACAAAACCAAAACGAAAACACTTTTATAATACAAGTAGTTTACCAAGTTTTTTTAGAGAGGAATACCTTATGTTGAGTTCATGATGATGTCAAATCACTAAACTAATTTGTGTTATGCATGTTAGGAGGAATGTGTGTAAAGTGTATGCAAACACCTCAACATCCATGAGTCCCTCAACATCCATGTGTATTGAGTTCAAGGTTAAGAGATTTGATCGAGGTAATTATTTAGCTGTTGGCTTAAACAACTAAATTAAATACAATCAAAGTGAGACTCCCATGATTGTAGGTTTCCACCCtttctataaaaaatattttcaagtttTTGAACTCTTTTAACTCTCTCAAAAAAGAggttttttttacttgttttattGGGAAAATGATGGAACATGTGACATCAATATGGTGAAATCTCCAACATAGttctttctaatttttaattttttaatgaaatgcTTTTATGATTTctaactttaatattttttaacaagTAGATAGATTTCTTCGGATCCAACACAATTTATATTTTCTAGAACTCGATCATCATATCAAAGAACGCTTGAAGGTTGTCAATTATAGATGGCATTTAGAATGACACCTTAGTTAAAAGATGGAGGCCTAAAACATTTACATTCCATTTTTCATGTGGAAAGTAACTATTACGCTCAAATATGTCGTTTTAATAATCGACCTTCTAACCGACGAAGAGGCGGTGATCGTGATTTGTTgtaatttgatacgtcaaattaggctctccattacacttaaagagcttattctcaagcaatttatGTGTCTTTTCGTTACTTttgtcaatttttaatttttgttattaataaagtgtttttgttagttttatgtcattttttagacccaaattggccaaaaGTGCCAGGTGGAACTAAAGATATGATTGAGTGGTATAGGAAGTTGAAATGGCCCAAGCTTGAAGAAATCACCTTCAGAAGGTGAGGGGTATAGCAATATTGAACCATGGAGGTCGTGATACCCCTGATAGTGCTGAAGTAAAGAGAATTGAAACCAACTCTAGTGATATCAAGGATGGGTATCGTGAAACTGAGATCCCATCTAATCCTTATCAATGGCTCGCTTACTAAATTTTTCAATCCAGGCAAAGGGCTACTTAGGGGGATTCTCTTTCCCTGTATCTTTACGTTATTTGCATGAACATTCTTTCTCTTATACTCCAAAGAGCAAGAATGGATGAATTCTTATAGGGtgtgaaaattactaaaaatgtcCCCCATTAATCACCTCCATTTTACTGATGACTGTCTTATCTTTTACAACGCCTCATTCCAACCTTGCAGATTGCTAAAGGTTTTGCTCAAGAATTTATGCTTCCTCTTTGTGCTCCaaattaattttaacaaaattgaGCTCTTTCTCAACCTTTCAACGAAGTCTCAAGCAAATAGATGGTTAAATAGTATCTTAAACGCCAAAAGCTAACCAACCTAGCAAATATCTAGGCCTTGAGCTTGATAAATtgcataagaaaaaaaaagagttcttCCATAACATTATCGATAAGGTGAATAACAAACTCGCTTCATGGAAGTCAAAGTGTCTATTGACAAGCGAAAGGCTAACCCTCATCAAGTCCACTTTGGCATCTCTCCCCTTCCATTCACTTTTCATGTTTAAAGCTCCTAATAATGTTTAAGAAAGAATTGATAGAGTTATTCATGCTTTTTGGTAGGGTCATGAAGTTTATGAAAGGAAACTTCATCTTTGTCATTGGGATAAAATTTGTACATCGTTGTGCGAAGGGGGCTTGGGATTTCAGAAGACTAAACTTTTCAATAAAGCCATCCTCTTAAAGATTGCTTGTCATATTATGATCGATCATCATTGCCTCCTCCTAAGAGTTTGAAGGGAAAGTACTACAAGCAACACCTTCTCGAAACAGTCAAAACCAAGGCTTCTAACTCATAGATTGGGAAAGGTATTTTACTTGAAAGAAATATCTACAATCAAGGAAAAGATGTTCAACTCTAGAGTGAAAGTAATTGTTGGATTAGCAAAAAGCCAAATTTCTCCCTCTTAGATAGTGTAATATATATTGATTCTAACATTCAAGTTCACTAACATAAGCAACTAGAAGCAAAGTAGAGCTTTAGATCTTTTAGAACCCTCTCATGCCCATGACCTCCTCAACAAGACTCTCTCAATCCAAGGCGATAGGAATAAGATTGTTTGGAGACTAGATCATAatggtattttttttttggttaaaatatctACTACCAGCTCTATTGAACATGCCCATTAACCCCGCTTTCTAATAATCTGCAAAAAAAACTAGATAAATCTCTAGCGCCTCAAACTTCCTtacaaaatcattattttttttagaagatCTTCAATAATTTCCTCCCTACTAAAGACCTCCTCTCGAGGCAATTGTCTTTGAATGATTACACTTGCCTCTTTTGTAACACACTACCACCCACAGGGAAGCAATAGAGTACCTCTTCCTTGAATGTCATTTTGCATGAGCCATTTGGTTTGGTTCCCCCTTTTTCCGTCTAGACTCTCTCAATGCCCCCTGTATCTCCAATTGGATCCTCCAATGGCTCAAATCAAATGACATTATTTTTTAGGACTCTAAGAGATTTTATAACCTTGTTGCTTGCACTCTCTGGATAATTTGGAAATTAAGaaataaacttattttcaaaaaattgatcCTAATCCGATGGGTGCCCTTATAAGAATCAATGAGTTCTATCAATTTATTCTTCACTCTTTCAACTCTGATCCTCCCCCGACCACCCAACAAAAGATTCTAAGACCTATTgacattaaaagaaaaaaatctctATTGGACTCTTTGTAACACCACACACTCGATTCGATTATCGGATTCGAATATGTGAGGTCACATTACATTGCCTAAACACCTCAAACTAGCTCAAAACAATTTCATAGGTTGACCTTATAAAGATTATTCATAACAATCAACATTTATGAACAGATGCACGCACTATAAatgtaattatctttaattatctagTCTTAGGGTTATCCAGCTCCACATTCAAAGTTAGGATTCAAATCCAACCCAAAGTACTAACAGTATGTCTCGAGATATTGAGATCTTATTTTTAGACAGGTAGTCATTGTCTACCATTTTTACTTTGAAGTAATCATGTCTCAAGACATTGGGTACATGTCTTAAGACTAAACCTTTCGTGTCTCCTGGCTGGGTCTTGAGACATATTTcccttgttttattatttttacttcgaTGTTTGGATGTCTTGAGACAAAGGGTTGCAAGACTAAATTAGGTTTGATGTTTACTTGTCTTGAGACATGCTCATTTATTTTTAGTGTTTCGAGACATGCTCTTGATGTCTCGAGACCAAATGGTAATTTTCTTATACTATGCAACATTTTGACATGAATTCCAACTTAAAAACTCGCCTAACATTCAACACCTTAGATGCACCGTTGTAAGATGGAAACTCCAATTGACAAATGATGGCATTCAACACCTCCTCCACTCGGTCTTCATTCAACAATAGATCATGGACAACAAGCAACTCAGAAAATAGACGAAACAATGGACAACTTGCACTTCCAAAGTCCTTATTAGCTTCTCTTAGACGTAATTTTGTTCTTGTTTATTGCAATTGTACCAAATAAAAAAACCGAATTCAACTTAATCGTTATTTTCTTTGTCAAGCTTAATCAACTCAAAGAATTGACCTAGCTCAATTTTATATCATAATGCTTAAAGTAAACTCACccaatgtcactaaactattagtaaatttacgttttagacagtcaacttcaaaaagttgcaaaattgttattgaaatatttgaaagtttttatttaagtttttgggctattaaaattgttgttgtatgacAGTCTTCGTTCGCAATGCCTACACCTacaattttagcttttttttcaTGGAACAACTTTGAATACCATGAATCTACAAactaaaatccaaacaactttcttcttcgaTCTTCGACATTGGCCGTAAGATttacttggatctaaggtatgttctactCATTGATGGATATCGATCCGTCGTACCAATCATTGAATTGTCAGGTGGAGCTCACTAGTCAAACATTTAAAGTAAAAAACCTAACAACTTAGtgacataaataaaattttttgtatattttagtgacttaaaataagaaatttcaaatagttcagttaccattttgtaactttttgaatttgagtgactaaattgtaaaattacaaaCAATTTAGTGACCTTTGATTTAGTTTAACCTAATGCTTGATTTTGCGAATTTAAATCAATGGCATAATGACAAATTTGACCTATAACATTTCCATCTTttgttaattttatcattattattttttaagctaaatttggccatcaaccttttaaaaagGTCGGATTTGACCATCAATATTTCAAAAACAGTCCATTTGtttttttaaccaaaatattaactaaaacgctaaatttttaaatatggcaACTTGCAAGACAATCCAAGTatacttcatttttcttttaaattttcatgaactttttataattatttttttgaattttgaattttttatttttaaatattttttagttatttgTTGATATGACATGTAAGATAAATACTGGTATCTGAGAATAAAGTACATATAGATTGCCATGCAGGTTGTCATgtcaatatcattaaaaattaatgtttgtcATTTTTCCGTGAAAGGAAAGCAATTTGACtcattttgaaatgtttagatttagctaaaaaagaaaataaggacaattatgataaaaaaaatataattgtgGAGGACTAAATTTAGGATTATGCCTAAATCAATTAAGCCAAAAATCCTGCATGTAGCTGCTCCAGAGATGACTCGGCGGCTATAAGCTCCTTCGCCGCCCCCTTCTTTCTTCACTATTTTTTTTCACCACCAGAAAGGCAAGAACAATAAAATTCTTTTTGGGTACCAAAATatcagagaaaagaaaaaaaatttaaaaataaaacacatgTCCTTCTTCAATCTTCACCATTGATtctaaaaataaagtttaattgcCTTCTTTCCTCGGATTTTCGATTTCTAATTTCTTTACTGGACGATAACTccaaattttttcaaatttgatctgtTTTGTTTTAATTCGAGGGGGCTTAGGTGGAATTGTATTAGGTTGTTTTAGTAGGCGATACGAAGATAGAGGTATCAGGTTGGAGCGACGCATCATTGGCGATGGAAGCGGAGGAGATGAAGGGAAAGGTTGTGGAAGAGAAAGATCCGGTTCGTGTCAAGAGGAAGACTTTGCAAGCTGTGCTGGAAGAGTGCCAGAGAGCTCTCGAATTGCTTAGTAACTGCGAAGATGGAACCGACGATGACGATGAAGACGGCAAAGGTAAAGATGAAGTGAACCATCAAGGAGAACTCAACGGCGTCGATCTTAGAAGAGATCAAGAAGCAGATGAGGTTTGTTTAAATCTTTTCCTTCATTTTTTTGTTGTTAGTATTCTTAGGGTCTGGTTCTGGATTTAGATCTGTGTTTCGATGCTAAGAGAAACGGAGGGAAACAGAAGCGAAGGAAATATAAGTGAGGCTCCTTTaaattcattttcctttttttttagctTATAAAAGCTATTATTGTTGATTTTGCTGAATTTGTTATGGTCTTTGTGAGGATTTAGTTTGTTTAAACTTATACTATGTTTCTTCATGGAGAATTCCATGTTCAGAgtagaaatttgatttttaaatttatgatttgattCTGTGTTCTGTTTTCCGACCTTCTTTTGTGAATTGGAGTGTTGGACCCTTAGTTTTAGTAACCAAGGATCAAACCCGGCAATCTCAACTATCCAAAGAAGGAAGATGAATGGTCAGGATCTTAATTAAACCCAGCTTGATTAGGGAAAATGAACTTATATTATGGCTAATGGTAGTTCTCGTTTGTGTTGGACGCATGATGCATCGGTTGCCTATCTATGTCAAGTGGTTTTCTGCCTCTGCACGCTTCGAGGGTGTTATTTTGCAAGACAAAAGTTTCCGTTTGAGCCTTGATTTTCAATTGTTCTAGTTATTGAAAGGAGTTTGCAGGTTTACTTTGATGATTGTTTCATTCTTGAGTCTGGCTCCATATTCTTGATTAAAAAGCTAAGATGTTCTATATTTGCATTACTCAATATTGAATTGAAAAGAAACAGAAAAATGAAAAACGAAGAGGATGTAGAGGGCAGAGGGTCAAAGGCAGGAGTGAACCCTAAACAAATTGAATAGACAAAAACACCCATCACCTTGTACTATTCATTAAAATTATGGCTTTTGTTGGTTTAGAGTCCATTTGCCTCTTTTTATGTGTTCCTTTACTTCtctatgtacaaatatatatctTGAAGAAAAGAGATAAATGAGAACGATACAGAGAAGAGATTGCTACTTTTCCATCATAACATTTGCTTTATGAGGTAGTAGAGTTTTCTGTTCAAAGATAACATGTTAGGAACTAATCCAAAaatgattcaaattttataaatagtgTGTTAAAACAGAGGCCAAACTTGTGAAAAAACTGGAACCTTCTTCCTCTTCATATAGAAGTTGATTTACCAATGAAGTGATGGTtgcaaaaagataaaaatttgatttttttcccaCTGATGGTTGTATAATACCTTGGAGAGTGATGTGTTAGTTTGTTGTTATCCATAGTATTCCACTTTGCAATCACCCGTTTTTCAGATCTCATTGATCAAAATTAAGATCATATTGCACTTCTTCTCTAGTCAACCTGCATATTTTATTTGcaataaatattaaaatccaaCTTAAATACAGTGATCCTTTATGCTTGATTTGATATGCTCTAACCCCTCTGGCCTTATATTAAAAGAACATAGTGTAAATGGCTTTACAACTTATGTAGTAGAAATTAGCAACGTGATAGAAAGTAGATCCACTTAATTTGCAATACTTGATGAAGTTTGCACTTGCTTTCCTATCAAATATTTCGAAATAGCTTGGATATCTAATGTGTGTGCctcctttattttaaaaaattgcagTTGTGTGATCTTCTCAAATCTAGAGTTCAATGCCCTGACTTTCTTGAAAAGCTAGAGTGTGCTCAGGTACCAGTTCCAGAAAACATTGCCGGTATGCATCCAAACACGGTCCACATTAGACTGTTAGCATGtatcattttttattctttagcAGGCATATTTATTCACTATATGAAGTTCATGCTTTAGACTGTTTGCTTTAAAACGACCTTTGTTGCTTGGATGCTAAATAAATTCTTCTTTGGAACCAGAAGATGGTAGTTCTTGGGACATGGTCAACCCAAATGATCTTTGGGGAGATGAAAATGGTGATTTGGATCAAGAAGATTATGTTCTTGTCAGGCAGGATGATATAGTAGAAGGAATTGCATGTTTTATGGCTGCGTATTTGCTGTCCCTTAAACAGACTAAGGTTTGTGAAATTTGCACTCTTTATTGGTATTACTATCATTTCAGTCTTCAATTCTTCTCTTTGTAGTCATTCATACCTAATACACTTGAGCCTAAAGTTTTAGTATTTTATGTCTGAAGTTTTTCTATGGTCTTACTCTTTAGCGGACTGAATAAGAACTGTGTTTGCATGTTCATCATCTTTTGTTGTTCCGATTCTTCATTTTGCTTAAATATCCTGTTTTACGCCTTTATCTCACACATATTTGAACATGGGTATGGGGATAATGACCCTCCAAATAGATGGGAAAACTCAGAAAAAACAACATATACCCGTGTTGGACATATACCTGAATCTGACACATCCATGTCCTGAGTAACTTAGAACCATTCAGCTGTGGATGctaatgaagttttttttttttgtttttgttttcttcccaGGACTTGAGCCCCAATCAACTTCAGCAAGGTGAGTTTATTTGTCTTCGTTAATGAGTTTTAGCATCAAATTATATTCCTCTCTCAATGTTACTGAAACTTCTAAGATACAATGTCTGTGTTGAACTTATATTTTCCATCTCAATTATCCTTTGTTCTATTCTAAACATTAATTTGGAAGAGGAACTCTGAACCATCTTTTGGATTTTCTTGTAGCACTGAGCAAGACCTTCtctgtgaaaaagaaaaagggaaagctTCGAAAAGCTTGGGATGGAAGCAAAGTCGTTTATAATGTGGCATCTTGGGGGGCAACTGCAATTGGGTATGTTATAATTTTAACCTCGACAATTGAATTCAGTTCCTACATTTTCTTCTAAAAGTTCCCTCAGTTGGCTCTGCTTTGCTGCTTATTCCCATTGTCC
The genomic region above belongs to Gossypium hirsutum isolate 1008001.06 chromosome D05, Gossypium_hirsutum_v2.1, whole genome shotgun sequence and contains:
- the LOC107900660 gene encoding uncharacterized protein, with the translated sequence MSSMEALMFRYGGGVINFSVNSWFLKLLARLMAILVFATIVLLPWSGTGSSSIGTSNKPEYFTSDPQPINPELLPLLFHDLNREGILKQGEKGLMLSNDDEQAIKSSLFSRISDMEFSSATDLERQRLFPNESLDFIFTQNFTSAFEFIDRTLKVGGFVAVHISERPSYSFEKLNNYRIVYFRKFKSNVLVMKKIARTSSNGIQRQLFGSISEARRQALKNLEDVLLEPPRSTSRRSKIFMKRTKYLPDLLGYTLESYPRRVFIDVGFLETEGGSGTNWFAENYPTRNLKFDIYKIETLTKESSRKDSAATAAETGMSNWLRKNVKETEYVVMKAEAEVVEDMVKTKAIRLVDELFLECKPRKHGRRKNMSRRAYWECLALYGKLRDEGVAVHQWWG
- the LOC107900676 gene encoding uncharacterized protein isoform X1, producing the protein MEAEEMKGKVVEEKDPVRVKRKTLQAVLEECQRALELLSNCEDGTDDDDEDGKGKDEVNHQGELNGVDLRRDQEADELCDLLKSRVQCPDFLEKLECAQVPVPENIAEDGSSWDMVNPNDLWGDENGDLDQEDYVLVRQDDIVEGIACFMAAYLLSLKQTKDLSPNQLQQALSKTFSVKKKKGKLRKAWDGSKVVYNVASWGATAIGIYQNPLLMRAASKAFWTSCEVISKLL
- the LOC107900676 gene encoding uncharacterized protein isoform X2: MEAEEMKGKVVEEKDPVRVKRKTLQAVLEECQRALELLSNCEDGTDDDDEDGKGKDEVNHQGELNGVDLRRDQEADELCDLLKSRVQCPDFLEKLECAQVPVPENIADGSSWDMVNPNDLWGDENGDLDQEDYVLVRQDDIVEGIACFMAAYLLSLKQTKDLSPNQLQQALSKTFSVKKKKGKLRKAWDGSKVVYNVASWGATAIGIYQNPLLMRAASKAFWTSCEVISKLL